GTATAACGTTAATGTCCGTTTCGCAAACCACATTGTAACCAACTCGCGACCATTTTTGATAAATATTTTCAGCAGCAAGTGACGACGCGCCAACGCCAAAGACATAAATTGTGTCTGTCTTAAGCAAGCGTTTGACCACTCCTTGACAGGTACCCTCTTGCAATAATTCCCTGGTGTGATTCAAGTTTTCAATTTCATTTTTTACTAAGTGATTGCAAATTTTATCAAACGAGTCATTAGTTGAAATATCCAATTTTTCGTCAGTATCCTGATCTTTTTGACCAGCTAAATCAACTGAAATCATCACTTTCATTGCCGTATAAGATTCGATTTGCAAGCTCTTCACTAGCCGTGATACAGTCGCTGCACTGGTTCGTGAAGCAACCGCTAATTCATTGATACTCATTTTAACGGTTTTTTTAGGATGACCTAAAATATAGTTAGCAATTTTTTCTTCTGAAGTTGTTAAATCTCTGCGCGTAGCTTCCACACGATTTTTAAAATTCATTTTTGCACCCGATATTCTCTAACTTTTATTTAAATAAAATAACTTGTAATCAAAGTATTTAAACGCCAACCATCATCTTGCGTCTTCTAACTTCTAATCACATATAGTTAATGAATGCGATTTCATTATAAAACATCAAAAAATTAATTTCAATATCAAATGGATTTTTTGATAATTTTTTTCATTAATGCTGAAGGACAAATAATTCAATACATAACAATTTATCCCCAAGTTACAAACTTATTTTAGCAATAATCTGTTCATAAGTCTTAACAAAAATGCAAATATATTTTTTACTTTTGCAAATCAATTAAATGATAGTTAGCGCATAAAAAATTGTTTAAGCAGGAAAACTATGTCCAACCAAACAATAATTACAAAATTTATTCTATTTGCGTGTGCATAATAAAAATATTGGTAAATTAAAAAATAAAAAATGTTATTTTATTATTTTCATTTAAGGTAATTAAGTCTGGAGCTTTAAGTTTATTAGTGGAAAAGCATGAAGCTTTTTTACTATCTAATGTTATTTTATAAAAAAGTATACGCTTTACACCAAGAGAGTGCTACAATCTATATTAGAGAGAAGTTAACGTACATATTAAAAACTTAATCTCTAGGCAAACTGTTTTTAGACTTTTTTCTTAAAGTGGAACCTTTAAAAACCTAACATAATAACGTATGTATAAATTACACATTAACTAACAATCTTAAATACTTTTTTATACTACTCATCCTTCCACTCTATTCTTTGAACCAATTCTTCATTGCTGTCTAAAAATGTTTGCTGCGTAAAAAAGTGCATTACTTAATTTTAAGTAGTGCACTTTTTTATATTATTAATTAATTACTTCAAAGATAATTGTGCGATTAGCATCGATTTGTGCTAAAAGTGGTAAATCTTCCTCTATTACATGTCCGATAACATTTACGCGCTTATCCGCTGGCAAATCTACCTTAGCAACTTGCAACTCGCCTTGGTAACGCAAATAACGACTGTTATCACAAGTAATTGTACCTTGCGGGCGAGACGCAATTTCAGATTGCGGCTCTATGCTAAACAACTGCCGCCTTCTACCCTCAACTAAGCGCACAACATCCCGCGCAACATCAGGTCGATTATGCCACGTTTGTTCTGCTAATTGACTTGGTACCCCAGTTACATGCAAAGTAATGGCATCTTGCTTCAAATAATTGGTAAAACTAGTGATTGTCACAGGTTTAAGGCTAGGATCGCCAATAAACACACGATCACAACCCAATTTTTGTAATTCTAACGCGGCAGCCAACGGATTTTCCCCCCGCTGCTCTTCTAAAGTAGGTAGCCCAGCACCAATTGGTCCCCGCTTAATATTATCACCAGCAACAAAGGCCATCGTCTTCAGCCCATTTTGGTGCAGCCACGCATTCTTTTCCTTGAGCCATTCCCGATCAAGTCCAGTTTCAGGCCGTGGATAATAATTGTGCCAAGCTTCAAGATAATCGAAATTAGCGCCATGCTCACGCAAAGACGCAATGTCATCACTGCTGAGAGTGCTAGCATTTAAAGCAAGCGGCATTTCTTTTGACAATTTAGCAACAAGACTAAAGTCAATTCCATCGTCAATTCTTAAACCAGTTAAATTCAGCGCTTTAACTTGCTCAATATCCTCAATTGCCACGCCCAGTCTTGCCAAACCACTCTTTGACACATCCGCAATTACATCAAGATCAAGATTTTGACACCATTTCGTTAGCTCACTTAACCGCTGCAGTACAACCTGAGCGTCGTCTTCTGGAATATGCAATGACGTAAAAACAGTCGTAAACCCGGCATTCCGCATTGCAATTAAGTAATTATAATCTTGGGCAGTCAAATCAAGTCCCAAGTAGATTGAAAAACCTATCATTTTTTCCTCTTTTTCAATAGCGATGCTTATTTAGCCAATTAATCTTACCACATTTTTCTTCTCAACAAAAAAGCACCATCAAAATTATGATGGTGCAAATTTATTTTGCTTCTTTATTTAGTAGTTGTAGCGTAATCCGCAACATTTAATGTTTGTTGGAAGCCATTGGTACCGCTAATTGTCAAAGTCGTATTGTTATTACTAAATTGAACTGCACTAGCGTCAACATTATTGGCACTTGCTGCTAATTGGACAATTTGACTAGCTTCAGCCATTGTTAAATTGTTTAAATCAGCAACTATCACCTTTTTACCATTAAGGGCACTTTTTGCAGCCGTTAACTTAGCTAAGGCATCCTTAACCTGACTAACAGTTGCAGTTTGTGAACTGTTAACTTGACTAGCAGCTGCTGCAGCAGTGTCATAAGCGTCACGCAAAGACTTAGCAGCTAGCTTATAAGCATCGCTGCTCTTAACTGTTGCATCTTGGTTTAAAGCAGTTTGCAAGTCACTCTTATCCGTAGCTGTAGCAACCGTAATTGCTTCTTGCGCAGATTGTGAGGTATTAACTGGCGACAATTTGACACCACTAAGGGCACTAACATCATCATCCTTGATGAAGCCATTCTTATCACTTTGCAAAGCGTAAAATAATTCTGCCTTATTATCAGCAGCAACCCAAATATAGCGTAATTCAGTTACACGAGCTGTATAACCCTTAGGAAAAGTATTAGTTGCTTGTGCTACACCTTGAGCGTCATAAACGTGACTATCGCGTCCCAAAGTAATTAAAGTTGAGTTAGCATCAGCAGTCGGTTGGCTGTTTGCTGGCTTTAATTGGGTGCCAGTAACTACACCAACGTTACTCTTCTTAATCCATTGGTCCTTACCTGGGTAATTACTATCATTAATACGATAGTAAAGTTTGCTGCCAATATATTGCAATTGATCGACAGTAACCTGTTGGCCTTTTTTAACCAACTTTTTATTAGTATTGCCTTGACCATCATAAATATAGGCGTTGCGGCTCAGCGTAATTACTGTTGCAGCAGTTTGGTTATCACCAGTTGGCTTAGCTGGCTTATTTGGCTTTTGCGCCGGTTTACTATTAACAGGCTTTAATGTAGAAGAAGTAGATGCCACGTTAGCTGACTTGATAAATTGATTACTTTGGCCGCTAATTCTGTAATAGAGCTTAGAGCCAATATAGATCAATTGGTCAACTGTAACTTTAGTATTCTTTTTAATCTTTTTCTTGTTGGTCTTGCCGCTTGCATCATAGATATATGCGTTACGCTTGAGCGTTGCGGTAACCTGTGATGTCGAAGTAGTAGTCACCTTTTTGCCATCAACGTAGCCAACGTTACCTGCCTTAACAAAGGCGCCATTGCCAATTGCATAATACAATTTACCATTGATTCTCTTTTTACCAGAATAATTAACTGATATGCCCTTGGCAATCTTAGTGTACTTAGCTTCACCCATGTACTTCTTCAAGCGCTTGCCATTCTTATCATAAACATAAGCATTATGACTAAATTGAATTGTCCCTTTCTTTGAGGCGCTCTTATTAGTCGAAGATTTCTTGGCAGCTTGCACAGTAGTTGCCTGCACACCACTAACAATTGGGCTAGCGCCAAGCAATACTGCAGCCGAAACCATCATCAACTTATGATTAAACTTCATATATTTTACCTCACATTTTACTTTACCAAATTATTTAGCTTCTATTGTAACCTAAAAAATTACTAAGTAAATCATTGTTATCTATTCTTAATACAAATTAATTTAATTATACAAAATGCCCTACGGACGCAAACCTAATTACCGCTCGTAAGGCATCTTAAATAAAACAATTATTGCCAATCTTCACTCTTTGACAAAGAAAGTTTGTGCCAATAATCTGGCTTATTAACCTGACGACCGCGAGCAATTGCCATGTCATATTTAGCAACGTCTTTTGTAATCGTTGAGTCAGCGGCAACAAAGGCATGATCGGCCACATTAACGGGCGCAACCAAAGTGGCACCGGAGCCAATGAAAGCACGATCGCCAACCGTTGTATGGTCTTTTTGAACACCATCATAATTTGCAAAGATGGTGCCGCAGCCAACGTTAACGTCTTTGCCTAAAGTGGCATCACCAACATAAGTTAAGTGGCCCACCTTAGAATTTTGCCCAATTTCTGCATTTTTAACTTCGACAAAATTACCAATATGAGCACCTTCACGAATAATTGCTCTGGGCCGCAAATGCGAATTAGGACCGATATCAGTGTGGTCGTCCATTTGTGCCTGTTCAAGCGTTGATGAAGTGACTGTGACGTCATTACCAATCTTAGTATCCACAATTCTGGAACCAGAAGTAATCAAACAATCGCTGCCGATAATTGTATGACCCTTAATAACAACGTTAGCTTCAATCACGGTATCATTACCGATTTTGACATCAGTATCGATATAGGCAGTTGCTGGGTCAACAAAAGTTACGCCATTGCGCATGTGTTCTTCGTTAATTCGTTTTTGCATAATTTTGCTAGCTTGCGCTAATGCAATTCGGTCGTTGACACCTAAACTTTCGCTAAAGTCGGGCATCTTATAAGCACCAACACGTTCGCCATTGTTGCGCAAAATTTCCAAAACATCAGTCAGATAATATTCACCTTGAGCGTTGTGATTTGTAACTTGCTTGAGGGCACTAAAGAGCTTTTGGTTGTCAAAGCAGAACACACCAGTGTTGATTTCCTTAATCTTAAGTTCCTCAAGATTGCCGTCCTTTTGCTCAACAATCCGCAAAACATTGTCTTGGTCGTCGCGAATAATGCGGCCATAGCCATAAGGATTAGGTGCTTGCGCCGTCAGAACAGTAGCCGCATTACCCTTTTTTTGGTGGTAGTCAAACAGACTCTGAAAAGTTTGGCTGGTAAACAGTGGTGTGTCTCCAGTAATTACCAGTGTAGCACCATCTTGCCCCGCTAATTGCTCTTGCGCCGTTAAGACCGCATCCCCAGTACCTAACTGCTCTTTTTGCAAAGCAAATTCGGACTTGCCGTCCAGCACCTTTTCAACTTCCTCAGCGCCGTTACCAACAACGGTCACAATTTTATCGGGATTGATTGCTTGTGCAGCTTCAACAACGTGCTCAACCATCGCTTTACCGCAAACTTGATGCAAAACTTTGTACAATTTAGACTTCATGCGCGTACCCTTACCAGCGGCAAGGACAACTACAAACTTTTTCATTAAATTAACCTCGTTCTATTCTTAAATTACAACTAGATTCCAGTATATCATTTAATACTAAAAGCGGTTAAAATCGGTATGTACCGCAAAGTTGCCAGGCTCAGCCAGAATAACGCGTTTAGCAGCATCAACCTTTTTAATTTTCACTAAAGAAAGGTGACCTTCAATTAATTTAACATCATCAAAGTCGGCTTCACACAAAACGCAGATTCCAGCAATGTTACTATTAAATTCTTTAACCAATTGCTGCATCCCTGTTAGTGTCCCACCGGCCATCATAAAATCGTCGACAAGCAAAACGTTAGAATTCTCGCTTAGCACTCTAGTTGGTAATTCCATTTTAGATACCCGATCAAGTGAAGAAGAAATATAGTTAACAGACATGGCAGCACCTTCTGTTACCTTGGAACGCTTGCGGGCAATAATGAAGGGAACATTTAAATAGCGAGCAACTGCCTGAGCCAAGGCAATCCCCTTGGTTTCAATCGTCATGACAACATCAATATTTGAATAGGCGTAACGAGTGGCAATCAATTTACCAATTCGTTCCAAATCTTGCGGATTACCTAAGATATCGGACAGATAAACAAACCCTCCTGCCAAAATACGATCTGGATCTTCGATCCGAGAAGCTAGGTCAGTCAAGTAGTTTTGCGCATGCTTCTTACCCCAAAAAGGAACATACCTTACCCCACCAGCAGCTCCAGCCACTGTCTCTAAAATGCCATCTTGATTAGCAGCCAAAGTGTGCTTCAAAATAGTCAAATCTTCAGAAATTGATGACTTTGCGGCACCATATTGTTTGGCGAAGAATGGCAACGGAATTAATTCGTGTGGTCGCTCCATCAACCGCTTGGTCATATCAACTAATCTCTCTGAACGTTTCATAATTTCTCCTTTCTAATGTTTGCTTTTTTGCTTTTTATTACTATACTCCAAGCCATAAAAAAAGGCACCAACATTTTACAAAATGTCAATGCCAAAAAACTTACTTTTCTAAATTATGCTTCGGCCGCATTAGCTCCATCATCAAATTTTAATGTAATATTTTTGGTTAACAAATCAGTATAACTGTATGAAACATGCTTAAAATTATTTTGATCTTGGTCTAAATCGACAACAAAGACAGCACGAAAAGTTTCTTTCAAAATTCCCCGTCTCTTAGTTATCTTCTTCCGACCGGCTCTTGCGACTACTGTTAAAGGATCACCTAAATGTGAATCTAACTCATGTTTAATGGTAATAATTGATGTTGGCACTAAATAACAACTCCTTTGTTCGGTATTTTACCACATTGTGACAATTATTTCAATTGCTTTTCATAATTACCGAACAAAATTAGATTAGTGCTCTTGTTTAATTACCGCTGCAATTTGTGCAAACTGGCTAATTGAGAGCTGCTCCGGCCGAATCCGAGGATCAACTCCTAAAGAAGTAATCAGCTCTGCCCGCTTATTCGCATCTGAAATTAGGTTCTTCAAGTTGTTATTCAAAGTTTTACGACGTTGGGCAAAGCACATTTTAACAACCCAATTAAAGTGCTTGGCATCCCCAACATCCGGCTTTTGTTTCAGCGGCGTCAAGACCACTACGCTTGAGTCAACTTTTGGCCGTGGAATAAACGAGCTGCTCTTGACAGTTAGTGCTTCAGCCACATTCATCTCAATTTGCACCGCAATTGAGAGCGGTCCGTAAGCTTTTGAGCCCGGTTGCGCACTCAAGCGGTCCGCCACTTCCTTTTGCATCATTAATGTAAGACTAGCAAAATTCAGCTCAGACTCATTCAAAAAGAAAATAATCGGCGTCGTAATGTAATACGGCAAGTTAGCAACAACCTTCACTGGTTTAGTTAAATCAAAAAAATCAGCTAAATCTTTTTTAAAATCAGCCTGCAAGATATCCTTCATCATTAACTCAAAGCGTTCCTTAATTGGAACACCGTCAATTTGCCTTGGTAATTCATTGTTTAAAATTTCCGGCAGATCATCATCAACTTCATAAGCAAAAACCTTAGCGCCAGCATAAAGCAGTTGCTCGGTCAGCGACCCAATCCCTGGACCAATTTCAATTACCTGATCACCCGGCTGAATTTGCGCAGCCTCCACAATTCCTTGGATTGCATCCAAATCAACTAAGAAGTTTTGCCCCAAATTTTTCTTGGCTTTAACAAAGTAGCGGTTAATTATTGCCTGTGTCCTTATCGGCGAGCCAATAGGAATTTCATTATTCATCTTTTGCCTCCTTAACAGCCGCAGTTAATGCCGCAAGCGTTATTCCAAAAGTATGCAGCCTCTTATAAAACTGTTTAGCATTACCATAACCTACACTCAACTTAATTCCAACTTGTTCACGCAATTTACGCGAACCTTGGCCACTAGCCAAGCCTAAATGCTGATAAGCTGCTTTAGTCAAATCACTCTGCTCAAATTTCGCTTCATGAAGGTCACTTAAAGCACGCGTTAATGCTTCTTTAGATGCATGCTCAACCCCTAATGAGTTGCCCCGCTTTTGCGGGACTCCTTCCTTACGAGTGATGAATGCTTGTTTAGCAGTAGGAATTGCTTGCGTCACTAACCGGCGAATGCGTTCACCGTTTAAATCAGGATCGGTCAAGACAATGACATCCCGCTTTTTAATTAGTTCCTTTAATTCTGTTAAAACCGATTGTGGCACATCTGAGCCGTTAGTTTCAATCGTTTCGATGCCCGGAAAAAATTGCTTTAGCCTAATTGTGTCGTCTTTTCCCTCAACGACCACAACTGCATTAAATTGTTTTTTAGTTAAGACCATAAACTCTCACAGTATTTGCGTAAGTTGCCGCAGCAACCTCTTCTATTGGAATATTTTTCAGTTCAGCAATTGCCTGAGCCACATAGTAGACATTCCCCGGCTCATTTTGTCTGCCACGATACGGTTTTGGCGTCAAAAACGGCGCATCCGTCTCGATTAGCAGTCTGTCGAGCGGTGTTTGCCTTGCGGACTCGTGGACTTCGGTTGCCTTAGTAAAGGAAACTACACCAGAGTATGAAAAACAAACATTTAGCTTCATAAACTTCTGAAGCCACGAAACATCCCCGTTAAAGCTGTGCAGAATCGCACCGTATTCCAGATTGCTGCTTTGCAAAATATCATAGCAATCACTAAACGCATCGCGCGTATGAATATCAACCGGCAAATGCAATTCATGAGCTACTTCAATCTGACGTGCCAATACTCTTTTTTGCACATCACGCGGTGATTCGTCCCAATAGTAGTCAAGCCCTATCTCACCCATTGCGACAACACCGGGTGTCTGCAACTGCTCAATTAGCAAGTCTTCAGCCTGCTGATTGTAATCCTTAGCCACATCAGGGCAATAACCGACCATCGCATAGACATTATCAAAGCGCTGACTAAGATCAATCGCCCGCTTGTTAAAGTCTGGGTCTTGCCCCGCACAAATCATCTTCGTAACGCCTAATTGCTTAGCACGATCAATGTAAAATTCTTCCTTACCCCGAAAAGGTTCATCCTGTAAGTGTGTATGATTATCAATTAATTCCATTAACCTAATTGAGCCCCGACTTCGTGTTCATCACCGACTAAGGCCAATTTAACTTCGCCATTCTTCTCACTAGATAAAAGCATGCCTTGACTCAATTGACCAACCATCTTACGTGGCTTCAAGTTAGTTACAGCTAATACTTTACGGTCAAGTAATTCACTAGCATTTGGATAATACTTGCGGATACCACTCAAGATTTGACGTTCATCACCGTTACCAAAGTCAAGTTGGAATTTCAATAACTTACTTGATCCTTGAACTGACTCAACTGACAAAATTTTACCAACCTGGATTTTAACCTTATCAAAATCATCAATAGTAATGTCTGGGTCTTTGCCTTGTTCACTACGGCTTTGCTTCTTTGGCTTAGCCTTAGCCATTTCATCCTTAATGTACTTAATTTCTTCTTCCGGCTTTAGACGTGGGTAAATTGGAGTTGGCTTTTCAGTTACCTTAACATCCCAAGCATAATCGCCAAAGGCTAGTTTCTTTTGGTCATCATTTTGCCAGTCTAAACCAAGTTGCTTAAACATTTCTACTGGTGTTCTGGTCATAATTGGAGCGATTAATAAGGCAACAATCCGCAAACTTTCAGCCAAGTTGGACATTACTAAGGATAATTCTTTCTTCTTGCCTTCCTTGTTCAAAGCCCAAGGGGTTGTTTCGTCAATATATTTATTAGCACGACCAATAAACTTCCAAATGCCCTCAATTGCTTGCGTGAAGTAAAGTTTATCCATGTTTTGCTTGTAATCTGCAATTGTCTCTTCTGCAGCAGCAGCTAGTTGCTTGCCCAATTCATTCTGAGTTGCAGCAACTGGAGCAACGTGGCCATCCTGATATTGGTTAATCATTGACACCGTTCTGTTAAGCAGGTTGCCTAAATCATTAGCCAAATCATAATTGACCCGTTCCACAAAGTCTTCTGGCGTGAAGACACCGTCTGAACCAAATGGCAAAGCACGCATTAGGTAATAACGCAAAGCGTCAACACCGTAACGGCTAGTAATTGATTCTGGATAAACGGCATTCCCCTTAGACTTGGACATCTTACCGTCCTTCATCAAGACCCAACCATGACCAATAACATGTTTTGGCAATGGCAAACCTAATGCCATCAACATAATTGGCCAATAAATTGTGTGGAAACGCACAATTTCCTTACCAACCAAATGAACGTCGGCTGGCCAATACTTCTTAAATAAGGAATCATCGTCAGAATCATAACCTAGAGCCGTAATATAGTTTGACAGCGCATCAATCCAGACATAAACC
The sequence above is a segment of the Lactobacillus sp. ESL0677 genome. Coding sequences within it:
- a CDS encoding MurR/RpiR family transcriptional regulator, which codes for MNFKNRVEATRRDLTTSEEKIANYILGHPKKTVKMSINELAVASRTSAATVSRLVKSLQIESYTAMKVMISVDLAGQKDQDTDEKLDISTNDSFDKICNHLVKNEIENLNHTRELLQEGTCQGVVKRLLKTDTIYVFGVGASSLAAENIYQKWSRVGYNVVCETDINVILPQLSNATKADTLWLISNSGETPECIYLANYARKNHLFTISLTMFGQNSLVKKANLALTTCKPIEPDVRVGATNSITGQFYVINVLFYLYFSRDFDRSLKAITASRREVENYRQIFKVK
- a CDS encoding MupG family TIM beta-alpha barrel fold protein; this translates as MIGFSIYLGLDLTAQDYNYLIAMRNAGFTTVFTSLHIPEDDAQVVLQRLSELTKWCQNLDLDVIADVSKSGLARLGVAIEDIEQVKALNLTGLRIDDGIDFSLVAKLSKEMPLALNASTLSSDDIASLREHGANFDYLEAWHNYYPRPETGLDREWLKEKNAWLHQNGLKTMAFVAGDNIKRGPIGAGLPTLEEQRGENPLAAALELQKLGCDRVFIGDPSLKPVTITSFTNYLKQDAITLHVTGVPSQLAEQTWHNRPDVARDVVRLVEGRRRQLFSIEPQSEIASRPQGTITCDNSRYLRYQGELQVAKVDLPADKRVNVIGHVIEEDLPLLAQIDANRTIIFEVIN
- a CDS encoding SLAP domain-containing protein, with protein sequence MKFNHKLMMVSAAVLLGASPIVSGVQATTVQAAKKSSTNKSASKKGTIQFSHNAYVYDKNGKRLKKYMGEAKYTKIAKGISVNYSGKKRINGKLYYAIGNGAFVKAGNVGYVDGKKVTTTSTSQVTATLKRNAYIYDASGKTNKKKIKKNTKVTVDQLIYIGSKLYYRISGQSNQFIKSANVASTSSTLKPVNSKPAQKPNKPAKPTGDNQTAATVITLSRNAYIYDGQGNTNKKLVKKGQQVTVDQLQYIGSKLYYRINDSNYPGKDQWIKKSNVGVVTGTQLKPANSQPTADANSTLITLGRDSHVYDAQGVAQATNTFPKGYTARVTELRYIWVAADNKAELFYALQSDKNGFIKDDDVSALSGVKLSPVNTSQSAQEAITVATATDKSDLQTALNQDATVKSSDAYKLAAKSLRDAYDTAAAAASQVNSSQTATVSQVKDALAKLTAAKSALNGKKVIVADLNNLTMAEASQIVQLAASANNVDASAVQFSNNNTTLTISGTNGFQQTLNVADYATTTK
- the glmU gene encoding bifunctional UDP-N-acetylglucosamine diphosphorylase/glucosamine-1-phosphate N-acetyltransferase GlmU codes for the protein MKKFVVVLAAGKGTRMKSKLYKVLHQVCGKAMVEHVVEAAQAINPDKIVTVVGNGAEEVEKVLDGKSEFALQKEQLGTGDAVLTAQEQLAGQDGATLVITGDTPLFTSQTFQSLFDYHQKKGNAATVLTAQAPNPYGYGRIIRDDQDNVLRIVEQKDGNLEELKIKEINTGVFCFDNQKLFSALKQVTNHNAQGEYYLTDVLEILRNNGERVGAYKMPDFSESLGVNDRIALAQASKIMQKRINEEHMRNGVTFVDPATAYIDTDVKIGNDTVIEANVVIKGHTIIGSDCLITSGSRIVDTKIGNDVTVTSSTLEQAQMDDHTDIGPNSHLRPRAIIREGAHIGNFVEVKNAEIGQNSKVGHLTYVGDATLGKDVNVGCGTIFANYDGVQKDHTTVGDRAFIGSGATLVAPVNVADHAFVAADSTITKDVAKYDMAIARGRQVNKPDYWHKLSLSKSEDWQ
- the purR gene encoding pur operon repressor, translated to MKRSERLVDMTKRLMERPHELIPLPFFAKQYGAAKSSISEDLTILKHTLAANQDGILETVAGAAGGVRYVPFWGKKHAQNYLTDLASRIEDPDRILAGGFVYLSDILGNPQDLERIGKLIATRYAYSNIDVVMTIETKGIALAQAVARYLNVPFIIARKRSKVTEGAAMSVNYISSSLDRVSKMELPTRVLSENSNVLLVDDFMMAGGTLTGMQQLVKEFNSNIAGICVLCEADFDDVKLIEGHLSLVKIKKVDAAKRVILAEPGNFAVHTDFNRF
- a CDS encoding Veg family protein — translated: MPTSIITIKHELDSHLGDPLTVVARAGRKKITKRRGILKETFRAVFVVDLDQDQNNFKHVSYSYTDLLTKNITLKFDDGANAAEA
- the rsmA gene encoding 16S rRNA (adenine(1518)-N(6)/adenine(1519)-N(6))-dimethyltransferase RsmA, with product MNNEIPIGSPIRTQAIINRYFVKAKKNLGQNFLVDLDAIQGIVEAAQIQPGDQVIEIGPGIGSLTEQLLYAGAKVFAYEVDDDLPEILNNELPRQIDGVPIKERFELMMKDILQADFKKDLADFFDLTKPVKVVANLPYYITTPIIFFLNESELNFASLTLMMQKEVADRLSAQPGSKAYGPLSIAVQIEMNVAEALTVKSSSFIPRPKVDSSVVVLTPLKQKPDVGDAKHFNWVVKMCFAQRRKTLNNNLKNLISDANKRAELITSLGVDPRIRPEQLSISQFAQIAAVIKQEH
- the rnmV gene encoding ribonuclease M5; translated protein: MVLTKKQFNAVVVVEGKDDTIRLKQFFPGIETIETNGSDVPQSVLTELKELIKKRDVIVLTDPDLNGERIRRLVTQAIPTAKQAFITRKEGVPQKRGNSLGVEHASKEALTRALSDLHEAKFEQSDLTKAAYQHLGLASGQGSRKLREQVGIKLSVGYGNAKQFYKRLHTFGITLAALTAAVKEAKDE
- a CDS encoding TatD family hydrolase, whose protein sequence is MELIDNHTHLQDEPFRGKEEFYIDRAKQLGVTKMICAGQDPDFNKRAIDLSQRFDNVYAMVGYCPDVAKDYNQQAEDLLIEQLQTPGVVAMGEIGLDYYWDESPRDVQKRVLARQIEVAHELHLPVDIHTRDAFSDCYDILQSSNLEYGAILHSFNGDVSWLQKFMKLNVCFSYSGVVSFTKATEVHESARQTPLDRLLIETDAPFLTPKPYRGRQNEPGNVYYVAQAIAELKNIPIEEVAAATYANTVRVYGLN
- the metG gene encoding methionine--tRNA ligase; translation: MADKKTFYVTTPIYYPSGRLTIGNAYTTIAADTIARYKRSQGYDTFFLTGTDEHGLKIEQKAEKQGIKPQEFVDKMVVMYKKLWKSLDISYDKFIRTTDEEHVKSVQKIFEKLLKQGDIYLGEYTGWYSVEDEEYFTESQLAEVYKDDAGNVVGGKAPSGHEVQLVKEPSYFFKMSKYADRLQQYYKDHPDFILPHSREKEMVNNFLKPGLEDLSVTRTTVSWGIPVPSDPKHVVYVWIDALSNYITALGYDSDDDSLFKKYWPADVHLVGKEIVRFHTIYWPIMLMALGLPLPKHVIGHGWVLMKDGKMSKSKGNAVYPESITSRYGVDALRYYLMRALPFGSDGVFTPEDFVERVNYDLANDLGNLLNRTVSMINQYQDGHVAPVAATQNELGKQLAAAAEETIADYKQNMDKLYFTQAIEGIWKFIGRANKYIDETTPWALNKEGKKKELSLVMSNLAESLRIVALLIAPIMTRTPVEMFKQLGLDWQNDDQKKLAFGDYAWDVKVTEKPTPIYPRLKPEEEIKYIKDEMAKAKPKKQSRSEQGKDPDITIDDFDKVKIQVGKILSVESVQGSSKLLKFQLDFGNGDERQILSGIRKYYPNASELLDRKVLAVTNLKPRKMVGQLSQGMLLSSEKNGEVKLALVGDEHEVGAQLG